AATGTGCCATTGTTTTATTTATTTGCGTAAGAATTCCAGATAATTTCATCCACACTATTATACActttaaactaaaatttaaattcactTAATGCAGTATCTATTTGCAAGCTTACCCGTCAACCAGAGCAGTGTACCGAACACAAAAATCTGCCATCATCACCACAATGTTATTGCGAAGAGCTGCAGATTCACTCTTTTCAAGCTCCTGTGCAAGTATTACATTTCAATCAGGAAGCAAGTCAACATATTGCAGAACTAAGTCATAAACAAAGTCATAGGACCAACCTGTATAAACAGTGGAATATAATTCTTTGCAAGCTTCTCATCAGCAAGGCAAAGCTTGCCCATGGTTAACCACCCTTGAATATAGAAAGAAGGAGCTTCTTGTTGTAGAAAAGTTGCAGGACCCGTTAGATTATTTATCTTGGGACCAGAACTCCCCGAAGTGATGATAGTATGTAATATTGGAACTATGGTGCTCGTATCAGCAGTAGGGCAAACAATTACTGCAGATCCAATTGTATAAATCGCTGTAGTTGCTTTTGTCAATGACTTGGATGTTGCTATTGACCTTCTTTTTCTAGAGCAACTTCTAGGTGGAGTGAAAAAgttattttctgcattttgcttTGAATTCCCTGAAATGAACTTCTCTATTATTTTAGAAGCTCTGGAAAGTACTTGATGTACCCATTTCAAGACTAATGTGTCTGCCTCCGTGACATTCGAAGCTTTTCGCTTGCACAACGTTTTAAGTGCCTTCACATGAGCATCAACCTATCAAGCAAAAGCATCAACTCAATATGTTACATTTTAGAACTTAGAGGTGAATGTATCAATGTTTTTGTCCCCTTATCATTCTGTTTGACAGCTATCGTACCCAATTTAATTTGTCCATGTTGATTTCTGTGCAGAtttgattttattgttatttatccTGTTTatcaattaactttttttttcatgaaaagTTATGTAAAACTTAGAGGATGGCATATACATAGCTTAAAAGACCAAATAGAGGTGTAAATTTTAAGGCAACACTCAGTAAAGATCATCAGAAATCAGGATCAGAGACAGAtgtaatcaacaatatttaatatgtCAAAAAATTGCAAAACATGGTGCAGAACTTCTAATTCCAGTTGGACAAGTATATTACATTATGTTCATCACTAAATGTATAGTATCACACATTCATACCATTCATATGGCCGTTCAAGGAGAGAGGGAAAATAATTATTCATGTTAAGTCAATAATGaactttattttgttaaaaaaataaaaaatgattaccTCTGTTGAATGCATATTGAATTCTTCAACTCTTTTGAGCAAGTTATGAGCTAAATTAGCCGCAGGTTCAGGAGGGAGCTCCACAGATACATTAGAGATTGTTTGTAAGAGGAAAACTCGATCACTAGCCCAGGCAACAGCATCACATTCTATGCTTTCTTCGTTTTCAAATGCCTCTACTTGTTTAAACGGGCTTCTAAACTCGCCTTCAACTTCATGTTTGTCAAGAAGCTgccaatgatgatgaagaaactCCCAGTCCACTGCTTTTGGAAGGAATGCAGACACCTCAGATAAAAGAAACCAAGCACCAGGTGGCGCTGTCCATTTTTCTATTGGCAAGGAATGGCTCAGCCAGATAGACTCAGATGTCCTGATTATATTCTGAAGTGCAATAACAATTTTGTGATTCAACCGTTTCTTTTTGCCCAGGTTTGTGCAAATCTTTTTCACCCAAGGGCTCACCTCGCCATTGCAAATCTCCCTCAGAAGATACAGAACTCCTTTAGGAAAGAGCATCTCCAACACTTTGTTGaaacttttctctttattttttctgGCTGACATCGTTTCACTATGTGATGAAGTTGCAGATGCAGCTTTACATATCCGGTCCAGAACAAGTTCTTGAAACATATTCTCACATTCTTCTTGGATGCTAGTTTCATTGTCAGTAATTAGACGTGGAACTGAATGTAGCCATTCAATGATTACTGTTTCTGCTGCGAATGTTCTAAATGCCTACATACAGTCAATGTATACTTCATCTCAGATTCTCAGGCTTAAATGTTCTCTTCTTTTACACACTAAACTCTCCAACTCATCTTAGGATGAATCGGATGAACTCGGGCAAGCTATACAAATATGCATACCTATATATAGTATACATCTAACAATTTGACATTTAAGCACACTATGCTAACACAATAGGGCATCATTTATCATTAGGAACTTCATGCAAAAAACCGCGAGTAAcattgattcttaatcttgtgTAACAAATATTTCACAATGGAACGACATTCGTACGGCCTCCACATATGCCATTGTGATTGTGACTTGTATGTATCTCCTTAGCCAACAGACACAACTAATTAGCCATGAAAGCATCACATAAAAGCTTCCTGACAGAAGGGCAATATGCAAAAGAAAAGATCGTTTCTTTTCTCATCCACTGTTATCAATTTTTTTCCTTTCACTCTCTCAACAAGCTTTGCCTGATTCTCTCAAACAGTCAAACATGGGACAAGACTTAAAAATGTTATATAACCAACCaataagaaataagaaaggaCAACCCCATTGTTTACCTTTTAAAATTCAAGACATTGAAAGTATATACCTTTTTAATTGGTCAAACATATTACAACAAGCATAGAAAAGTACCTCAGAAAGAGCTGTAGTTGCTGCTTTCCTCATGCTAATAAGGGGATCAGAACAAGCCAACCCCATTGTCTTGAGCACCACCTCATCTATTGTGCCACCAAGAAGCGCAGTCAAGTTAGTAACAAGATGAAGTGCAGCCCTCCTAACAGCTGCCTTGTCATCCATACACCTTTGCCTAAGCATATTATTCATTTCAACACCGTCATTGCCATCACCAAACCCCATAAACCTCTTCAGCACCACACTACTCCTATCACTCCTTGATAAAAGCTTCACCAGCTGAGCTAAGTTTGCCAAAGCCCTCGTCCGAATTGCAGCAATAACATCCGAACATCGTTTCACCAATGCCTCCAAGCACCATATCCCCCAGGGATCATCACCACCATCCTCTTCTGAATCCAAACCCAACGGATCCTTCAACGACATTACAAGGCTAAGAACAAGATCAACTGCTAAGAGCCTGAGGTTTGATTTCCCCTGACACATTGAAACCACGTACTTCACAAACGAAACTTGATCTTCAAACTCCATTACACGCACAATCTCTGTTATTGATTCCACTGCCAATGCTCGCGGTTCAGCCTTCTCCGGTGCCTTATTAACCAAATACCTTGGAAAATTAACCATTGCCTTCTTCACCCCATCGTTCTCCTTCGCCAATTTCGTCATCTCCGTCTTAACAAAATCAAGTGCGAAGGTTCTTGCTTGCGATTTGTGCATGAAAACAAGCAGAGAAAGGGACCTAAGCACCTCAGAAGCGCTGCTCGAAGATTCTCCATGCTCAGGTTTCAGAACCTTCCTGAGAACACGGGAACAGAGTGTCAACAATTTACCATACTGCCCTCCGTTCTCGCAAAGTTCCACTGCCGTCACAGGAATCTCGCTAATCGACTGAACCAGAGACCTAAGACTCTCCGGGAACCGATCCAAGTGAATCAGATCCATAACCGAAACCAGCTTCTCCAGCACGACGAGCAAAGCCTTAACATCCACTGAATTGCTTCCTCCATTTTCTTGATTCTCTTCCTCTTCGTCCATGCCAGCATCGTCTTGGGACGGGTTTTTCCTGGAAGCCTTACCGGCACGGCGGCGCTTGCGATTTTTGGAAGAATTGGGCTGGGTGAAGGCTGGGGAGGCTTTGAGGGAGCGGCGGAGGGAGCGGAGGAGGGAGAGGAAGGAGAGAGGGGTGAAGAGGGTGAAGACGGGGGCGTTAGGAGAGAGGAGGAGGGAGAGGAAGGCGTTGGAGGCCAGGAGGGAGTGGTTTGGGTTTGGGGAGGAGTCCATGGCGGCGGAGAGAGGGGGGACGAGGGAGGAAGGGGAGAGGGACTTGGCGGATAGCTCATCGTAGAGGGCGTCGATGGGGACGGTGTCGTTGGCGTCGGAGAGGAGGAAGTTGAGGTCGGAGAGGGATTGGCGGGAGAGAGGGGTTGGGTTGGCGGCGGCGGAACTGGTGGTGAAGTGGTGGCGGAGGTCGTCGAGCTCGGCGACCAAGCGGGATATGGCTTCCTCCATGGGAATGGGGATTTCAAAACTGAGACGAACCCACAACGCCTCTCTGTTCTTCTCGTTTGAATTTTCATTTCCCGCTTTGTTATTTTAaaccttctatttttatttttttctctttttcaatagagagtttaattttaatgtatcataagttttagatttttttttatttaaactaaataaatatagtaattacGAAAATAATAAACGGTGAGATACTTACAAAAATGTATTTTAAGACATATCTCGAATGTCGAGGGTGTAACTCTAAAATGGTCATATCTCGAATGCTATGATCTCGTGCTGTGATAGGATGACGCTAAGTTACATTTTGGGTGCACTCGAAATATGTGTAAGAGCTTAAATCGAATATTAAGCATTCGAGATAGGCGCAAAATGTGAAGGGGATTTCAGCACCCGAGATATGTACAATTTTCTAATTCCCTCCTCAGCGTTCGAGATATAATCAAGGATTTAGTTTGGATCTTAGCACACGGGATATGTGTATTATGGTTTAGATGTCTCTGCACCCAAGATATGTTGGAGAATAAGTTTATTTATAGAGTCCATCCCAATACCTACCCTCACACAATTCACAAAccaatcttttctttctcttctttccattttattCTGAAGGAGAATAATCAATTCTTCTTTGTTGTGATTTATCCCAATGGGATAGTTAAAAATCATGATGAAGGAGTGATTTTCGAGTTTGATAAGACTGTCATGTTGTGCATAAATCTGATTGATAGCCTGGATGGACTAAAGACCGTCATCCTGAGCAATATGGGGGGAGTAGGTACGAAGGAGGTTGGGTGAGTTGCATATAGATTTTTGCACGCGCATTCAAACAGTGGATTTACCAACCAGTTATTTTGGATTGATGGGGATCAGAGTGAGGGTAATGTTCGACGTTCATGCACAGCTAATGCCGCAACATGTGATGGAGTTGTATGCTGCGGTCCGTAACGTGGTTGTTGGTGGTGGACCATCTCTTTCGACTCATGAAGTTGTCCCACTCGAGGCAGTGAGGGCGATTCAACTTATGTTGTCGGGTCCAGGTTGTCAAGTAATACAACTTCTGAAGATGAGTATGTGCCAGAGACTCCCGACAGTGGTGTTGGTAGGTTTCTCCTGCCACCCCCTTTGGCCATTCCTTGACTGTCTGATGTTCTTAGTCATTATTAGATGCTGACTTGGACGCAATGCAGCCAAACGATCTTCTGAACGCCAGTGACGAGGAGGATTACAATACTGATGGTGGGATGAAATTCCGAGTTGAGCATAGGTTCAGGAACCGTGAAGCAATTCTAATGACAgtgaagaactacagtattcgACAGAATGCGGAGTACAGAATTTTGGAGTCAGATAGGCTTAAATACCACTGTCGTTGCAAGCAATTTGCCAACAGTCGTCCATGGAGTCTTCGTGTGGCACTACAATAGAACTTGAATTACTTGTATATGTTACAATTTATTTTGGATGCATTAGAGTCTATTACGTTAGTTTTGTATTTTGCATAATGTTGACATCCACGTGAAATTTGTAGGGAGGTGCGTAGGTTCGGTGGATCACATACCTGTCTGGCATCTACCATGTCTTAGGATCATGCTCAGCTGGGTAGTGGTTTGATTTGCAAGGTCGTGTTACCTATGATAAAGACTGACCCGTCAGTGTCTATCATGGTGTTACAAAGTACGGTTCATCAGAGTTACCATTTCAAGCCCTCGTGTCGAAAGGTGTGAATGGCAAAGCAAAAAGCGGTTGTCAAGACTTATGGCGATTGAGAAGAGTCGTACAACAGGATACCTGCACTCTTATAAGCATTGTAGGAGTGCCTCCTAGGTACGATTCATAAATGCATTGTTGTTCCTTATTCCAACTGGGACATGGTTGACGGAGAGTGGAATCAGTTTGATAAGATTTTTTGGACATTTCATCCATATATTGAAACGTTTAAGCATTGCAAGCCTTTCGTATCTGTGGACGGGACACACTTGTACAGAAAGTATGGGGCGTGCTGTTAATTGTTGTGGCTCAAGATGGTAACAATAATATTCTTCCTATAGCTTTCTCATTAGTTGAGTTTGAGACAATAGAATCATGGTCGTATTTTCACTCGAATTTGAGACAACATATTACTCCATAATATGTACGTACCTAGAAGCAAGTGGGAACCTAAAGACATCGTATCTGCCGGACTAAAACACGGGAACCTATGGAAGATCCATGAGACAAAAAGCGGCATATACCATGCAATGTCAATCACATCACGTGATGTCGCGATGCACAATGAGTGGTATGTATGACAGAGTAGTGCAGACCCCAATGATAACTGGTTGCAACAATCGAAATTCTCTAGTAACGCCAGTGATCTCAAAGGGACAAGTGTAGTAGACTTGTCTGTGAACAGAAACCCCCCAATAAGTATCATCGAGTAGTACTGGGCATACTGACGGGTTGTATCTAGGGCTGCCCCAGCAAGAATGTGTGTAACCCTGTCCCTGAGCCAGGTCATCCTCACCCCAAAAACCTGCTTCCCTCCCTCTGATTGTGATGGTGGCCTAGCGTcaagtaaatcctcaacccaCTCCCACATGGGGTGTCTATGCCATCACTGGAAGTCTCTGGTACAATCCCCAATGGGCTCTCCAACAATGCGCAGACTAATGTGGTAAGCAGCATCCTGGAGCGTAATTTTGGCCTCACCCCATGGAACGGGGAACTTGTGGGTCTCGGGCTTCCGCCGCTCGACAAATGTAGAGATCAAGGAATTGTCAAATATAAAATTCCTCAACTCTACTGCATGTCCAAATCCAGCCTCCCTTATATAGGGAAATAGGATGGCCGGCAGTAGGAGACCCAGGGTTACACAGAGTGGCAACAGTAACGGTGGTCTCTGCAATTTCTAAAACATTTACTCACACATATTAATTACGACTAAACCATTAATTGTTGCTAAACATTACTAAAACTTATAAACCACCGAGATAATCTTATGTATTAAATGCAACAGATACCTATTTATTGGACTAACATGTTAAATGAgagttacttattttatttatttaacttaactTATAATTAgttacctattttatttatttaacttaagtAATCACAATCAATTATACAAAGTATAAAATCATACTAGGTATACCAATGAAACTAATATAGATCTTTTAACTTAGTCTTCTCACTATACCTATCCCGTTAACTAAGTTACTAAGACTAAACATCTAAACTTATTAATcactaacaataaaaaaatgttaaactaCTAACCTCAAAGTCTAAAGCTCCAACTACATGCTAAGTAGCATTCGGTCTATTGATGTCTACTTCGTGGACATATTGTCGGGTGTCatagtttttgaaggagctcaaaTTCACGTGTTTAGAAGgttacaaaagtggaaaaaatggTGGTTATGCATATAATTCTTAGATATTGTGACTTATATATGCATGCGAGCTTTATGCTGAGACCCCATCCATGACGATTGCTCATATCTTGGGTGCTAAGACCCCATTCACATTATGCGCCTATCTCGAATGCTCAGTATTCAATTTCAGCCCTTACATATATCCTGGTTGTACCCAGGATGTGACTCAGCGTCACTCTATCATAGCACAGAGTCACAGCATCCGAGATATGGCCATTTTGGGGTTACATCGTCAGCATTCGAGATGTGTCCCAGGATGCATATTTATAAATACCACCGTTTATTCATTTTCgtaattactatatttatttaatttaaataaaaaaattttcaagttttatGGTCCAAAAGTTTAGATATTTAAGTAATAAactgaaaaaaattattatgtgaCTTTGTTTGTGactgaaaagaaaacaaacaacaaccaagaaagaaaaaaacaaacaagaaactgcttaagaaagACAGTTCCGttgaatactactctcaaactccttccaaggGAACAGAAGCTCCACTTGGAGAGAAAGAGTCCTTAaataagaaattggttttaaaCTAGTTTAcaatacagtgcaccagtttaaaccagttTATAAAAATAGAACtagttttaattgaaaaaaccagtttaaactagTTTATAGGCTAGaattagttttaacttttaacatatataaaattagtttttacattttctctctctccctctctcccactctttctctcattctctctcctcccctctctctccttctctctctctctctctctctctctctctctctctcttccagctctctctctccattctcccccccctctctctctctctctctctctctctctctctctctctctctctctctttcccctccctcttcttctctccctcgtctctctctttttcttttctctcactCTCCCCTTacccctctttctcccctcccatctctttgtctttctctctctctctctccccctcatttctccctctctctctccccttcccctctcccccctctctctcccctatccctcttcctctctttgtcattctctccctcttttccttttctctccaCCTCCTcccatctctctctttctctccctctttctctctcttaacatatataaaattagattttacattctctttcttcccctctttctccctccctctctctttccttctctccctcctctttctctttctctctctctctctctccctctctccctttttctcttttcttcccctcttctctccctcatttctctctctccccttctctccctttctctctctcctcctctcactcttcctcttctctctctctctctctctctctccctctttctctctttcccctctctttgtcttcctctctctccctctccctctctctctctcctctttttccttttctctctctctctctccctctctcttcttatcttcctctctctctcctgcccctctttctccccctcccctttctttctctctcccttttctccctctatccctttctctcattctctctcccctatccatattcctctctatctctctctccctctctctcctttcctcttcccttccccctctctctctcttatgctctttctcctccttccctctctctctttctctatttcctcctcctcctcctctctctcttttcctatctcttattttcccttttttcttttttctctctccttctctttattttggagaaaagaggaggagagagagagaagagggatataAAGTGAGAaaaggttgagagagaaagaaaaaagagagaagaagggaagaaagaggagaaagagagagagaggaagaagaagaaagagagagaagaagagagagaaagaagggaaatgggagagagaaagaaaaataggagagagaaatagaaaaaagagaaaaaggagagagagagagagaaacaaaaggggagagagaaggagaaggaggaagagagagagagagagagagagagagagaaaggaaaaggAGGGGAGCGAGGGAGAGGGGAGCGAGGGAGAGGGAGAAAAAGgaaatagagggagagagagaggggaggggaagaaagaggagaatgagagagagagagagagagagaggaagaaaggggggagagagagagagagaaagaaaaggggagagCGAGGAAaataggggagagagagagaggaagagagaagggaggagaaagagagagagagagaggaagatgagggaaatgagagaaagaaagagaaagacgaagagagatgggagggagagagagagacagagagagagagagaaaagggaaaagagagggaaaggagggagagagagagagaggagaaggagaaagaggaagagagagagaagggggagagaagagagagagagaggggaagggagGGGGAAAGAGACAaagaagagggggagagagagagagagagagagagagagagggagagagagagagagagaaggaagaaaggggaaagaaagagagaagggagagaggaggaggagaaagaggagagagaggaaggggagagaaAGAGTGAAggtagagagagagaaagagtatgtaaaaactaattttagagtttaaataaaatcagttttaatttggtttaaaactaaactgaaccataaaaactggtttttaataaactggttttcataaaaactatggtttcagttcaatt
The sequence above is drawn from the Arachis hypogaea cultivar Tifrunner chromosome 4, arahy.Tifrunner.gnm2.J5K5, whole genome shotgun sequence genome and encodes:
- the LOC112796426 gene encoding condensin-2 complex subunit CAP-D3, yielding MEEAISRLVAELDDLRHHFTTSSAAANPTPLSRQSLSDLNFLLSDANDTVPIDALYDELSAKSLSPSSLVPPLSAAMDSSPNPNHSLLASNAFLSLLLSPNAPVFTLFTPLSFLSLLRSLRRSLKASPAFTQPNSSKNRKRRRAGKASRKNPSQDDAGMDEEEENQENGGSNSVDVKALLVVLEKLVSVMDLIHLDRFPESLRSLVQSISEIPVTAVELCENGGQYGKLLTLCSRVLRKVLKPEHGESSSSASEVLRSLSLLVFMHKSQARTFALDFVKTEMTKLAKENDGVKKAMVNFPRYLVNKAPEKAEPRALAVESITEIVRVMEFEDQVSFVKYVVSMCQGKSNLRLLAVDLVLSLVMSLKDPLGLDSEEDGGDDPWGIWCLEALVKRCSDVIAAIRTRALANLAQLVKLLSRSDRSSVVLKRFMGFGDGNDGVEMNNMLRQRCMDDKAAVRRAALHLVTNLTALLGGTIDEVVLKTMGLACSDPLISMRKAATTALSEAFRTFAAETVIIEWLHSVPRLITDNETSIQEECENMFQELVLDRICKAASATSSHSETMSARKNKEKSFNKVLEMLFPKGVLYLLREICNGEVSPWVKKICTNLGKKKRLNHKIVIALQNIIRTSESIWLSHSLPIEKWTAPPGAWFLLSEVSAFLPKAVDWEFLHHHWQLLDKHEVEGEFRSPFKQVEAFENEESIECDAVAWASDRVFLLQTISNVSVELPPEPAANLAHNLLKRVEEFNMHSTEVDAHVKALKTLCKRKASNVTEADTLVLKWVHQVLSRASKIIEKFISGNSKQNAENNFFTPPRSCSRKRRSIATSKSLTKATTAIYTIGSAVIVCPTADTSTIVPILHTIITSGSSGPKINNLTGPATFLQQEAPSFYIQGWLTMGKLCLADEKLAKNYIPLFIQELEKSESAALRNNIVVMMADFCVRYTALVDGYITKITRCLLDPCELVRRQTFLLLSRLLQRDYVKWRGVLFLRFLLSLVDESEKIRRLAEFLFGNILKVKSPLLAYNSFVEAVFVLNDCHAHHGHRESQVSRRESQSFSIRGNDEPSRSKRMHIYVCLLKQMAPEHLLATFAKLCAEILAAASDGMLNIEDATGQSVLQDAFRILCCKEIRIPSSRASSSESADIEEEGGESGAAARGKAITQAVKKGLIQNTVPIFIELKRLLESKNSPLVGSLMECLRILLKDYKNEIDDILVADKQLQKELVYDMHKYEAARAKATVAEAAASTRPNTGANQSPEGAENPAKAQGQDGKFPSGSKVASAMADAAAAATARSVLREINRGTGTPPLSSLSVPKVRSCTGVINASHDKQRMDDLQSLKKRHCFDSDDER